A genomic region of Erythrobacter sp. SCSIO 43205 contains the following coding sequences:
- a CDS encoding LytTR family DNA-binding domain-containing protein, whose protein sequence is MTSTSGNMAQPQELSRKAAFVRGLLTDLAVMTVIGLFLGVLGPFGTIDQSLGVRLVSWLAFAYVGYACYRPVEKLVDWGERELHLPRIGLWLAGVLLASLPMTVAVLALGNLHDPFRWPGLDIALTSYFYVLIVGGAVTFIFNLLGFSQKGAHATSMPTRKGASEAPEPRAPDASAAVRANPLLDALPPALGSDIIALEMEDHYVRVHTALGSELVLMRLRDAMVHVSEIEGRQVHRSWWVARLAVEDVRREGRNVRLVLPGGLEAPVARAQVSELKGAGWL, encoded by the coding sequence ATGACGAGCACGTCCGGCAATATGGCACAGCCACAAGAGCTTTCGCGCAAAGCAGCTTTTGTGCGCGGGCTGCTGACTGATCTTGCGGTCATGACTGTGATCGGCCTGTTCCTTGGCGTGTTGGGCCCGTTTGGGACGATCGATCAATCGCTTGGCGTGCGTCTCGTAAGCTGGCTGGCTTTCGCTTATGTCGGCTATGCGTGCTATCGCCCGGTCGAGAAGCTCGTCGATTGGGGTGAGCGCGAGTTGCATTTGCCGCGCATTGGGCTTTGGCTGGCGGGGGTTTTGCTCGCTTCCCTACCGATGACCGTGGCGGTTCTCGCGCTTGGAAATCTGCACGATCCGTTTCGCTGGCCCGGTCTTGATATTGCGCTGACCAGCTATTTCTACGTCCTGATCGTGGGCGGCGCGGTCACCTTTATTTTCAACCTGCTTGGCTTCAGCCAGAAAGGCGCGCACGCAACGTCCATGCCCACGCGGAAAGGGGCAAGTGAGGCGCCCGAACCACGCGCTCCAGACGCCAGTGCCGCAGTGAGGGCGAACCCTCTCCTCGATGCGCTTCCTCCCGCCTTGGGCAGCGATATTATCGCTCTTGAGATGGAGGACCACTATGTGCGCGTCCACACGGCGCTCGGTTCAGAGCTTGTCCTGATGCGGCTGCGCGATGCGATGGTCCATGTGAGCGAGATCGAGGGCCGGCAGGTCCATCGCAGCTGGTGGGTTGCGCGTCTCGCGGTTGAAGATGTGCGGCGCGAAGGGCGCAATGTGCGACTGGTCCTGCCCGGCGGCCTCGAAGCGCCAGTCGCGCGCGCTCAGGTGAGCGAGCTAAAGGGGGCAGGTTGGCTTTAA
- a CDS encoding murein transglycosylase A has product MKAALFALASVVLLSGCFRLVPEANAPRPAVSTPPPIITASSAAFAGVVRGPSVGQLGISARDAGTALAGFIESCPQLLRREDKSGLSFGADWRPACEAAYQWPMSDSLGFFQTYFETARIGDGKAFATGYFEPEIAGSRTPRPGYVPVYAMPSDLKRGWPSSTPLSERTGRAPLGRELPNGDFVPYYERAEIEDGALEGRVPVIAYAADPVEFFFLQIQGSGRIRTPEGEIIRIGYAGQNGRGYTGIGGLMRERGLLGDGPGQYSGSMQGIMAYIRENPREGRALMRENKSWIFFRELKGDGPLGALGVPVRREASVAADPAFVPLGAPVWLDLDRNEADGLWIAQDTGGAIKGANRFDTFWGAGEDARRIAGGMSGRGTALVFLPKGTVARLNSGR; this is encoded by the coding sequence GTGAAAGCTGCGCTGTTTGCGCTTGCATCTGTAGTGCTTCTTTCGGGCTGCTTTCGCCTCGTGCCCGAAGCGAACGCCCCGCGCCCTGCTGTCAGCACTCCGCCCCCTATAATAACGGCGTCGAGCGCGGCTTTTGCAGGCGTTGTGCGCGGCCCTAGTGTCGGTCAATTGGGTATCAGCGCGCGCGATGCCGGCACGGCGTTGGCAGGTTTTATCGAAAGCTGTCCGCAGCTGCTACGGCGCGAAGACAAAAGCGGCCTTTCCTTTGGCGCTGATTGGCGTCCCGCGTGTGAGGCGGCCTATCAATGGCCGATGAGCGACAGCCTTGGCTTTTTCCAAACTTATTTCGAAACCGCTCGCATCGGAGATGGGAAAGCCTTTGCAACCGGCTATTTCGAGCCGGAAATCGCTGGATCGCGTACACCTCGCCCCGGATATGTCCCAGTTTACGCCATGCCGAGCGACCTTAAGCGCGGCTGGCCATCGAGCACTCCGCTATCAGAACGCACCGGGCGCGCGCCATTGGGACGTGAATTGCCCAATGGCGATTTTGTGCCTTACTATGAACGCGCAGAGATCGAAGATGGCGCGCTGGAAGGACGGGTTCCGGTCATCGCTTATGCCGCTGATCCGGTGGAGTTTTTCTTCCTGCAAATCCAGGGGTCGGGCCGCATCCGCACTCCTGAAGGTGAGATTATCCGCATCGGTTATGCGGGGCAAAACGGGCGTGGATACACCGGGATTGGCGGGTTGATGCGCGAGCGTGGCCTGCTTGGCGATGGACCGGGGCAATATTCCGGATCGATGCAAGGGATCATGGCTTATATCCGCGAAAACCCGCGCGAGGGACGCGCGCTCATGCGCGAGAACAAAAGCTGGATTTTCTTTCGCGAGCTAAAGGGCGATGGCCCGCTTGGCGCATTGGGTGTGCCAGTGCGGCGCGAGGCGTCGGTTGCGGCGGACCCTGCATTTGTCCCGCTGGGTGCGCCGGTCTGGCTCGATCTTGACCGCAATGAAGCCGACGGGCTCTGGATTGCGCAGGATACAGGCGGCGCGATCAAGGGCGCGAACCGCTTTGACACCTTTTGGGGTGCTGGCGAAGACGCGCGACGCATTGCAGGCGGCATGAGCGGGCGCGGGACGGCGTTGGTGTTCCTTCCCAAGGGCACCGTTGCGCGGCTGAACTCAGGTCGATGA
- a CDS encoding Tim44/TimA family putative adaptor protein: MILEIVILAMIAAFLGLRLYSVLGRRAEHEEESIPQRFEPSENAQHKAPAAMGAAQASQPRPVELEGVQPATERGVRDIMAADRSFELGAFVEGARGAYEMILEAFWKGDKDTLRDLCDDDVYAGFAAAIDEREAEGLTLDNKLVRIEETRVHSATLETAKFSKVARIAVLFVADIAAVTRDKDGNVVAGSLDDAIESRDIWTFSRDVSSRDPNWVLDETDQG; encoded by the coding sequence GTGATTCTAGAAATCGTCATCCTCGCCATGATCGCCGCCTTTTTGGGGCTGCGCCTCTATTCGGTGCTTGGGCGCCGGGCAGAACACGAAGAGGAATCGATCCCACAGCGTTTCGAGCCGAGCGAAAATGCTCAGCACAAGGCCCCTGCTGCGATGGGTGCAGCGCAGGCATCGCAGCCGCGTCCGGTGGAACTCGAAGGGGTTCAGCCTGCGACAGAGCGCGGCGTTCGCGACATTATGGCAGCAGACCGCTCGTTTGAATTGGGTGCCTTTGTCGAAGGTGCGCGCGGCGCATATGAGATGATCCTCGAAGCATTCTGGAAAGGCGATAAGGACACGCTTCGTGATCTGTGCGATGACGACGTTTACGCAGGGTTTGCTGCGGCTATTGACGAGCGCGAGGCCGAAGGGCTCACGCTCGATAACAAGCTGGTGCGCATCGAAGAAACCCGCGTCCATTCGGCAACGCTTGAGACTGCGAAATTCTCCAAAGTTGCGCGGATTGCGGTTTTGTTTGTGGCAGACATCGCCGCTGTCACCCGCGACAAGGATGGCAATGTTGTTGCAGGAAGCCTCGATGACGCCATTGAAAGCCGCGACATCTGGACCTTTAGCCGGGATGTGTCGTCGCGCGATCCAAACTGGGTTCTCGACGAAACCGATCAGGGCTGA
- the murJ gene encoding murein biosynthesis integral membrane protein MurJ, producing the protein MSLLKNVGTIGSLTMVSRIAGMAREMIFARVLGANAVTDAWFQAFIIPNVFRRLFAEGAFSAAFVPMFSKRLNGKDDPDEGLEEAKSFSNDVLSVFLPVLIALVAVFEIAMPGVIWLLSEKPIDPDTYPLAVDFARIMFPYIILVSLVTLFTGMLNSVSRFAPGAAFPILLNIVLIAALLAGEWFAQTSGASVEQVAYGIAWAVTGAGVMQLAWLYYWTRVEGFRPKLLWPRITPEVKRLSIIALPAAIGGGAYQINTLVQLYFLNQLEDGSVSYMNYADRLNQLPLGIIGIALSTAILPTLSKFVGGDNKEGADRIQSDAIELAMLLTIPAAVALAICAEAFVTMIFAGGRFDLADAAVTGNVLATLVLGLPAYVLVKVLVPNFYARADTRTPVVAAFISLAVFIAATLLFLDDYGVIGVAFASVVGAWINVGFLLIVLANRGHYRIPGVLLLRIARQAIAAAAMGAALYYANGVLTDWYSAGVFARLAALGVLVGAAGIVYFGLAFALGAIDRARITALTKKKAI; encoded by the coding sequence ATGAGCCTGCTCAAAAACGTCGGCACCATTGGGTCTTTGACCATGGTCAGCCGCATCGCCGGGATGGCGCGCGAGATGATTTTCGCGCGCGTTCTTGGCGCAAATGCTGTGACCGATGCGTGGTTTCAGGCTTTTATCATCCCCAACGTTTTTCGCCGCCTGTTCGCAGAAGGCGCGTTTTCGGCAGCCTTTGTGCCGATGTTTTCGAAGCGTCTGAACGGCAAAGACGACCCGGACGAAGGTTTGGAGGAAGCAAAAAGCTTCAGCAACGATGTGCTGAGCGTCTTTCTGCCCGTGCTGATCGCTCTGGTCGCCGTGTTCGAAATTGCGATGCCGGGTGTTATCTGGCTCCTTTCTGAGAAGCCGATTGATCCCGATACTTATCCGCTCGCGGTCGATTTTGCGCGGATCATGTTCCCCTACATCATCCTGGTGAGCTTGGTGACGCTCTTCACAGGGATGCTCAATTCCGTGTCGCGCTTTGCGCCCGGCGCCGCCTTTCCGATACTTCTCAATATCGTTTTGATCGCCGCGCTTTTGGCTGGCGAATGGTTTGCGCAAACGAGCGGAGCAAGCGTCGAGCAGGTCGCTTACGGCATTGCATGGGCGGTGACAGGCGCAGGGGTGATGCAGCTCGCATGGCTCTATTATTGGACACGGGTTGAGGGGTTCCGGCCAAAGCTTTTGTGGCCGCGCATCACGCCTGAGGTGAAGCGCCTGTCGATCATCGCCCTGCCCGCAGCGATTGGGGGCGGCGCCTATCAGATCAACACTCTGGTACAGCTCTATTTCCTCAACCAGCTTGAGGATGGATCGGTCAGCTATATGAACTACGCCGACCGCCTCAACCAATTGCCGCTTGGCATTATCGGTATCGCGCTTTCGACCGCAATCCTGCCGACGCTCTCAAAGTTTGTGGGAGGCGACAACAAGGAAGGCGCGGACCGCATCCAGTCCGACGCGATTGAGCTTGCCATGCTGCTCACCATACCTGCCGCTGTGGCGCTGGCGATCTGCGCCGAAGCTTTCGTCACCATGATCTTTGCAGGCGGACGCTTTGATCTGGCCGATGCTGCGGTGACAGGCAATGTGCTGGCGACGCTCGTTCTGGGGCTTCCTGCTTATGTGCTTGTGAAAGTGCTGGTGCCCAATTTCTACGCCCGCGCCGATACGCGCACGCCCGTGGTCGCAGCGTTCATATCGCTGGCTGTGTTTATCGCAGCGACCCTGCTCTTCCTTGATGATTACGGAGTGATAGGCGTTGCCTTTGCCAGCGTCGTTGGTGCGTGGATCAATGTCGGCTTCCTGCTGATCGTCCTTGCAAACCGGGGGCATTATCGCATTCCCGGCGTTCTGTTGCTGCGCATCGCCAGACAAGCCATCGCCGCAGCTGCAATGGGCGCTGCGCTTTATTATGCGAACGGCGTACTCACCGATTGGTATTCCGCCGGGGTCTTTGCGCGGTTAGCCGCGCTTGGCGTGTTGGTTGGCGCTGCTGGGATCGTTTACTTCGGCCTTGCATTTGCCCTTGGCGCGATTGATAGGGCGCGCATCACCGCACTTACGAAAAAGAAGGCCATCTAA
- a CDS encoding Smr/MutS family protein, with amino-acid sequence MSYPRGLSEPEQRAWARLASSVTPLPGKTVPGKKAPLVKEVAQSPAAPAPKPAPKPKPVATRPLKRANSPAPARRAMASSQLDGSWNRKLKSGQITPDYTLDLHDHNLDRAYDRIMSGLDQARMMGARVVLVVAGRERRVDPADRASKRGAIRAKLLDWLAVSRHADSIAAVRRAHIRHGGEGALYLVLKRSG; translated from the coding sequence ATGAGTTATCCGCGCGGCCTTTCAGAGCCTGAGCAGCGCGCCTGGGCCCGCCTCGCATCGAGCGTTACGCCCCTTCCCGGTAAAACGGTGCCGGGGAAGAAGGCGCCTTTGGTGAAGGAAGTGGCGCAATCGCCTGCCGCGCCTGCACCCAAGCCCGCTCCCAAGCCAAAACCTGTTGCCACACGCCCGCTGAAGCGCGCAAATTCCCCGGCACCTGCAAGACGTGCAATGGCCTCAAGTCAGCTCGATGGCAGCTGGAACCGCAAGCTGAAATCAGGTCAGATCACGCCTGACTACACACTCGATCTGCACGACCACAATCTCGACCGGGCTTATGACCGGATCATGTCGGGCCTTGATCAGGCGCGCATGATGGGCGCGCGGGTGGTGTTGGTGGTGGCGGGCAGGGAGCGCCGGGTTGATCCTGCTGATCGGGCGAGTAAACGCGGCGCCATCCGGGCAAAGCTGCTCGATTGGCTGGCGGTTAGCCGCCACGCCGATTCCATCGCGGCAGTCAGGCGCGCCCACATCCGCCATGGCGGAGAGGGCGCGCTTTATCTGGTGTTGAAGCGGTCTGGCTGA
- a CDS encoding catalase, with protein MADTNTSPATTTDSGAPVQSDEHSLTVGRDGPIVLNDHHLLEEMAQFNRTNIPERRPHAKGSGAFGTFETTADVSKYTMAKLFQKGAKTDVAMRFSTVAGERGSPDTWRDPRGFSVKHYTEEGIFDMVGNNTPIFFIRDPMKFQHFIRSQKRRADNGLRDHDMMWDFWTLSPESAHQVAYLMGDRGVPKNWREMNGYGSHTYMLINEDGERFWVKFHYHTNVGDEGGNAHFTQDEAVKKAGEDSDYHRRDLFNAIAEGDFPSWTLKWQIMPFEDAKTYRINPFDLTKTWPHEDYPLMEVGTLTLNRNPTDWHMEIEQLAFEPNNMVPGIGLSPDKMLLARGFSYADAHRARLGTNYKQIPVNKPVNEVHSYARGGQMQVEKREDPVYAPNSYGGPAAQTKIGNEATWAADGDMVRAAYTLREDDDDWSQARALVMEVMDDEQQTRFVSNVSGHLADGVSEPVLKRAFEYWRNVDQSIGDRIEKAVRDQIGGESNAPGMMSAKSITTREDVPMPGELDAHAEAAE; from the coding sequence ATGGCCGACACAAACACGTCCCCTGCAACCACCACCGATTCTGGCGCTCCCGTTCAAAGCGACGAACATTCGCTGACTGTCGGGCGCGATGGGCCCATCGTGCTCAACGATCATCATCTACTTGAAGAGATGGCACAATTTAACCGGACCAACATCCCCGAACGCCGTCCCCACGCGAAGGGTTCAGGCGCTTTTGGCACGTTTGAAACGACCGCCGACGTTTCGAAATACACCATGGCCAAGCTGTTCCAGAAAGGCGCGAAGACCGATGTCGCCATGCGGTTTTCGACTGTAGCCGGTGAACGGGGGAGCCCCGACACATGGCGCGACCCGCGCGGGTTTTCGGTCAAGCACTACACCGAAGAAGGCATCTTCGACATGGTCGGCAACAACACACCGATCTTCTTCATTCGCGACCCCATGAAGTTCCAGCACTTCATCCGCAGCCAGAAACGCCGGGCCGACAATGGTCTGCGCGATCACGATATGATGTGGGATTTCTGGACGCTTTCCCCAGAGAGCGCCCACCAAGTGGCCTATCTCATGGGTGATCGCGGCGTGCCGAAGAATTGGCGCGAAATGAATGGCTATGGAAGTCACACCTATATGCTCATCAATGAAGATGGGGAGCGCTTCTGGGTCAAATTCCACTATCACACCAATGTCGGCGATGAAGGCGGTAATGCACATTTCACCCAGGACGAGGCGGTAAAAAAGGCGGGCGAGGACAGCGATTATCACCGCCGCGACCTGTTCAATGCCATCGCGGAGGGCGATTTTCCAAGCTGGACCCTCAAATGGCAGATCATGCCATTCGAGGATGCCAAGACCTATCGCATCAATCCGTTCGATCTGACCAAAACCTGGCCGCATGAGGATTATCCGTTGATGGAAGTCGGCACGCTGACCCTCAATCGCAATCCGACCGACTGGCATATGGAAATCGAGCAATTGGCGTTTGAGCCGAACAATATGGTGCCGGGCATTGGCCTGTCACCGGACAAGATGCTCCTCGCCCGCGGTTTTTCCTATGCCGATGCGCACCGGGCGCGGCTGGGAACCAATTACAAACAGATCCCGGTCAATAAGCCGGTTAATGAAGTGCACTCTTATGCGCGCGGCGGCCAAATGCAGGTCGAGAAGCGTGAAGACCCTGTCTACGCTCCCAATTCCTATGGCGGACCGGCGGCTCAGACGAAGATCGGCAATGAGGCCACGTGGGCGGCTGATGGCGATATGGTGCGTGCAGCTTACACCTTGCGCGAGGACGACGACGATTGGAGCCAGGCGCGCGCCCTTGTGATGGAGGTCATGGATGACGAGCAACAGACACGCTTCGTCTCAAACGTCTCTGGCCACCTTGCCGATGGCGTAAGTGAGCCGGTTCTGAAACGCGCTTTTGAATATTGGCGCAATGTCGATCAAAGCATTGGTGACCGCATCGAAAAAGCGGTTCGCGACCAGATTGGCGGCGAATCCAATGCTCCCGGTATGATGTCAGCGAAATCGATCACAACGCGCGAAGATGTACCAATGCCAGGCGAGCTCGATGCGCACGCCGAAGCGGCGGAGTGA
- the secB gene encoding protein-export chaperone SecB: MAEEGANPGDVLTNLDNAAAGDADKQPAAGIITQYVKDLSVENPNAPDVYQWTEQPQVDVQFNIGADAKGEEVSEVELKINITASTQKGPAYIIELSYCGLVGIRNVPDDQAHAFMFAETPRILFPFARRVIADAVRDAGFPPLMVEPIDFNGLYIQQLQAKRAQEGNVTTPAPGAGA, encoded by the coding sequence ATGGCCGAAGAAGGCGCAAATCCAGGTGACGTACTCACCAACCTCGACAACGCTGCTGCAGGGGACGCTGATAAGCAGCCCGCTGCCGGGATCATCACGCAATATGTAAAAGACCTTTCGGTCGAAAACCCCAATGCGCCTGATGTCTATCAATGGACAGAACAGCCTCAGGTAGACGTTCAGTTCAACATCGGCGCTGATGCCAAAGGCGAGGAAGTCAGCGAAGTTGAGCTTAAGATCAACATTACCGCATCGACTCAGAAAGGCCCCGCTTACATCATTGAGCTTTCTTATTGCGGCCTTGTTGGCATTCGCAATGTGCCCGATGATCAGGCGCACGCTTTCATGTTTGCTGAAACTCCGCGCATTCTCTTCCCGTTTGCCCGCCGCGTGATCGCAGATGCGGTGCGCGATGCAGGTTTTCCGCCGCTGATGGTTGAGCCAATTGATTTCAACGGCCTTTACATCCAGCAATTGCAAGCCAAGCGCGCACAAGAAGGCAATGTGACGACGCCGGCACCGGGCGCTGGCGCGTAA
- a CDS encoding DUF2306 domain-containing protein, which yields MTTATFPNPIQAFQRLNQPSGVMQLGAITRALVLLSGVTMTALCVFAIVRALLGLTGDLPHLTNAAVMFHVTTVIPCVPLGLYLLLARKGDAMHKALGKLWIALMVMTATSTLFIHEGMALSWIHIFVPLTYRASWIIVSSARKGDIKRHKAEIVSLFLTALMIPGIFAIALPGRLMNVMLMG from the coding sequence ATGACCACTGCAACTTTTCCAAACCCGATCCAAGCCTTCCAGCGCCTCAACCAGCCATCAGGCGTGATGCAATTGGGAGCCATAACAAGGGCGCTTGTGCTTTTGTCTGGCGTGACCATGACAGCCCTTTGCGTGTTTGCGATTGTCCGCGCACTGCTTGGGCTTACCGGCGACCTGCCGCATCTCACTAATGCAGCGGTGATGTTCCATGTCACAACCGTCATTCCATGCGTGCCGCTTGGCTTGTATCTGCTGCTCGCGCGCAAAGGCGATGCGATGCACAAGGCGCTGGGCAAGCTCTGGATTGCCTTGATGGTTATGACCGCAACCTCCACCCTCTTCATTCACGAGGGGATGGCCCTTTCGTGGATACACATCTTTGTACCGCTAACCTATCGCGCTTCATGGATCATCGTCAGCAGCGCGCGCAAAGGCGACATCAAACGCCACAAGGCCGAGATTGTCAGCCTGTTTCTAACCGCGCTGATGATCCCCGGCATCTTCGCAATCGCGCTGCCGGGTCGTTTGATGAATGTGATGCTGATGGGGTGA
- the trpS gene encoding tryptophan--tRNA ligase, translating to MRVVSGIQPTGKPHLGNYLGAIVNYVKLQDEAQAAGGECFIFLADLHALSMPHDPAELTQNTREMVATLVACGVDPAKTVLFNQAQVPAHAELQWLLNGTARMGWLNRMTQWKDKAGKNREGQSIALFTYPVLQAADVLLYQATHVPVGEDQKQHLELARDIAQKFNNDFCPEDAPLFTLPEPYIPPAAARIMSLRDGTAKMSKSDPSDMSRISLTDDPDTVMKKVKKAKTDPEPLPSEEAGLEDRPEAKNLVGIYAALAGKTSAEVLSEHGGQGFGAFKPALGEVLVETLRPINARFMELKDDQEALDAILARGAAQARERGIPTLNATYKALGLVRG from the coding sequence ATGCGTGTCGTCTCTGGCATTCAACCCACCGGAAAACCGCACCTTGGCAATTATCTGGGCGCCATCGTCAATTATGTGAAATTGCAGGACGAGGCGCAGGCAGCGGGCGGGGAGTGTTTTATCTTCCTTGCCGACCTTCACGCGCTTTCGATGCCGCATGATCCGGCAGAGTTGACGCAAAACACCCGCGAGATGGTCGCGACATTGGTTGCGTGCGGGGTAGACCCGGCGAAGACCGTGCTTTTCAACCAAGCCCAGGTGCCAGCGCACGCAGAGCTCCAATGGCTCCTCAATGGCACAGCGCGCATGGGGTGGCTCAACCGCATGACGCAGTGGAAGGACAAGGCGGGTAAGAACCGCGAGGGGCAATCCATCGCGCTCTTCACTTACCCCGTGCTGCAAGCCGCCGACGTGCTTCTTTATCAGGCAACACACGTCCCCGTGGGTGAGGATCAGAAACAGCATCTGGAATTGGCCCGCGACATCGCGCAGAAATTCAACAATGATTTCTGCCCCGAAGACGCGCCGCTCTTCACTCTGCCAGAACCCTATATCCCGCCAGCGGCTGCACGCATTATGTCCTTGCGCGATGGCACAGCCAAGATGAGCAAGTCCGACCCGTCCGATATGAGCCGTATTTCACTCACCGATGATCCTGACACGGTGATGAAAAAGGTGAAAAAGGCGAAGACCGATCCAGAGCCCCTGCCATCGGAAGAGGCAGGGCTTGAGGATCGCCCCGAAGCGAAGAACCTTGTGGGCATTTACGCAGCGCTGGCCGGCAAAACTTCGGCTGAAGTGTTGAGCGAGCACGGCGGGCAAGGGTTCGGCGCGTTCAAACCGGCGCTGGGCGAAGTGTTGGTGGAGACGCTTCGCCCCATCAATGCGCGCTTCATGGAATTAAAAGACGATCAGGAGGCGCTCGATGCCATTCTTGCGCGCGGCGCAGCGCAAGCGCGCGAGCGTGGCATCCCGACATTGAACGCAACCTACAAGGCGTTGGGCCTTGTGCGGGGATAA
- a CDS encoding tetratricopeptide repeat protein, protein MKMKLKIAALTAMIGVGISASLPTFAQSNTPEWRSFSESDLQATSTGDLTRRVLQKHSIAEVRRAAEGDDPEAAWVLSFAYKRGLGGLPTDPRQAYRWSRMSCDLGSQRGCNALAYNLNSGVGTPQDRAEAMPLFQRTCAQGTASSCAAIAAAYYNGDSVLPQDFARALEFRFKGCELGRAHHCRIAGDMIAAGEGAEKSPRRAQAFYARGCDGQDAISCFRAARTRERLADRNDPSAFDYIASFYERGCALNQKDSCFNRGIIENEGKFGRTKSTLAAVPWMEKACELKSNDACYNLGSWLINGRAGRTDGRRAIELLGPLCLRDNDPDIQACNNAGTAAYRGSGMPSPDYESAAKFYTRACYEGALTASCRTLSDMYRDGQVVASSKGEAEWLDAQLCFKADEAAYCKPETVEHSVLQRASEGRYSSAAHVAGMLCDEGDMLACRAQSVLKKCASANGNTSIMRACRRAF, encoded by the coding sequence ATGAAGATGAAACTCAAAATCGCGGCCCTGACGGCCATGATTGGAGTTGGCATTAGCGCGTCTTTGCCAACGTTCGCTCAATCCAACACGCCTGAATGGCGCAGTTTCAGTGAAAGCGATTTGCAAGCCACCTCGACCGGCGATTTGACGCGCCGCGTGCTGCAAAAGCACAGTATCGCCGAAGTCCGCAGGGCGGCTGAAGGTGATGATCCAGAGGCTGCGTGGGTATTGAGCTTTGCTTACAAACGCGGATTGGGCGGACTGCCCACTGATCCGCGCCAAGCCTATCGCTGGTCGCGCATGTCCTGCGATCTTGGTAGCCAGCGCGGGTGCAATGCTTTGGCGTACAACCTCAATTCCGGTGTCGGGACGCCTCAGGACCGGGCTGAGGCCATGCCGCTGTTCCAACGCACCTGCGCGCAAGGGACTGCGTCATCATGTGCGGCCATCGCTGCTGCTTATTACAATGGCGACAGCGTACTCCCGCAAGATTTCGCCCGCGCACTCGAATTTCGCTTCAAGGGATGCGAACTTGGTCGCGCGCACCATTGCCGGATTGCTGGCGACATGATCGCAGCAGGAGAGGGGGCCGAGAAAAGCCCCCGGCGCGCCCAAGCCTTTTACGCTCGTGGATGCGACGGGCAGGATGCGATAAGCTGTTTTAGAGCAGCCCGCACAAGAGAGCGCCTCGCTGATCGCAATGATCCTTCGGCGTTCGATTATATCGCGTCTTTTTATGAGCGTGGCTGTGCGCTCAACCAGAAAGATTCGTGTTTCAACCGCGGCATTATCGAGAACGAAGGCAAGTTTGGCCGCACCAAGAGTACTCTCGCTGCGGTTCCGTGGATGGAAAAAGCGTGCGAGCTTAAAAGCAACGATGCTTGCTATAACCTTGGATCATGGCTGATCAACGGGCGGGCCGGTCGCACGGATGGGCGCCGCGCGATTGAGCTTTTGGGACCGCTTTGCTTGCGTGACAATGACCCCGATATTCAGGCGTGTAACAATGCAGGGACCGCTGCCTATCGCGGGTCTGGTATGCCTTCGCCCGACTATGAAAGCGCTGCCAAGTTTTATACGCGCGCTTGTTATGAAGGCGCTTTGACCGCTTCGTGTCGCACGCTTTCCGATATGTACCGCGATGGTCAGGTCGTCGCGAGCTCCAAAGGCGAGGCGGAATGGCTCGATGCGCAATTGTGTTTCAAGGCTGATGAAGCGGCCTATTGCAAGCCCGAAACCGTGGAGCATAGCGTTTTGCAACGTGCGAGCGAGGGACGGTATTCCTCAGCCGCGCACGTCGCCGGGATGCTTTGCGACGAAGGCGATATGTTGGCCTGCCGCGCGCAATCGGTGTTGAAGAAATGCGCCTCCGCCAATGGCAACACCTCAATCATGCGCGCCTGCCGCCGGGCGTTCTGA